The following are encoded in a window of Arachis duranensis cultivar V14167 unplaced genomic scaffold, aradu.V14167.gnm2.J7QH unplaced_Scaffold_165934, whole genome shotgun sequence genomic DNA:
- the LOC107476937 gene encoding histone-lysine N-methyltransferase family member SUVH9 — protein sequence MDSLLSLQTPSNNPHPHSPPLQPTQTPLLVPKPEPLDDFFFSNNSQQYPHWFPHQQQPQPNNNEFELHAPPFASGSPEEHEDSELYNHFFRVSQLFRTAFSDTLFQNDAVPEPMTPQSQSQSQPNFQDSFSYASASNSQPEAEAEAEAEATPEADSRALVPVPPSSSLTVAAPSKRVSKKKELVRVSELSLHEQLHFREVVRRTRMIYDSIRALCTIEEEKRVQEEKRAAEKRAAAAEEERRAAAAAATVADAVTIAADEPFAGSESTVECSSSAETTVSVAVPAPESAGEQQSATDNGAGYNQTETVNRGEADAKMARRMRQRGDIRAAQMMRMKDLWLNRDKRIVGAIPGVYVGDVFLFRMELCFLGLHGQIQAGIDYLAASMSPNNEPIATSVIVSGGYEDDMDEGDVIIYTGQGGQAMNSVRQATHQKLESGNLALERSMYHNIEVRVIRGMKYEGAAAKSGKIYVYDGLYRISECWFDVGKSGFGVYKYKLVRVEGQPKMGSAILKEARSIRKSGVDFQPMYCLSVDISNKKEKVAVRLFNDIDDSKEPLCFDYLPTTVFPPFVFHQSGTATGCDCIDGCTDGCFCSMKNGGDFPYNQQGILVRGKPLIFECGPFCSCPPQCRNRVSQNGVKNRLEVFRSKQTGWGVRSLDLIQAGAFICEYAGVVLTREQAQLLTMNGDSLIYPNRFSERWAEWGDLSQVNSDYVRPSYPSIPPLDFSLDVSTVRNVACYMSHSSSPNVMVQFVLYDHNNLMFPHLMLFAMENIPPLRELSLDYGVADEWTGKLSICNG from the coding sequence ATGGATTCTCTTCTCTCACTCCAAACCCCAAGCAACAACCCACACCCTCATTCACCACCGTTACAACCAACACAAACGCCGTTACTAGTTCCAAAACCAGAGCCTCTCGACGATTTCTTCTTTTCTAATAATTCCCAACAATACCCTCACTGGTTCCCTcaccaacaacaaccacaacctAACAACAACGAGTTTGAGTTACACGCGCCACCATTCGCGTCTGGTTCTCCAGAAGAACATGAAGACTCCGAGCTCTACAACCACTTCTTCCGAGTCTCTCAGCTCTTCCGTACAGCTTTCTCTGATACTCTCTTCCAAAACGACGCCGTTCCGGAACCCATGACGCCACAATCACAGTCACAGTCGCAGCCGAATTTTCAGGATTCTTTTTCCTATGCTTCTGCTTCTAATTCCCAACCTGAGGCTGAGGCTGAAGCTGAAGCTGAGGCAACGCCCGAAGCGGATTCACGCGCCTTGGTTCCCGTTCCGCCATCTTCGTCGTTGACCGTCGCGGCTCCTTCGAAGCGCGTGAGCAAGAAGAAGGAGCTAGTGAGAGTCTCCGAACTCAGCCTTCACGAGCAGCTTCATTTCCGTGAGGTCGTGAGGCGAACAAGAATGATCTACGACTCGATCCGCGCTCTCTGCACCATCGAGGAAGAGAAGCGCGTCCAGGAGGAGAAAAGAGCTGCCGAGAAGAGAGCTGCCGCCGCCGAGGAGGAGAGGAGAGCTGCCGCTGCCGCCGCCACCGTCGCTGACGCTGTTACTATTGCCGCCGATGAACCGTTCGCTGGATCTGAATCCACCGTTGAATGTTCTTCCTCAGCTGAAACCACCGTCTCTGTTGCCGTGCCAGCTCCTGAATCCGCCGGGGAACAACAATCGGCGACTGACAATGGCGCCGGCTATAACCAGACGGAAACAGTCAACAGGGGCGAAGCTGATGCGAAGATGGCGCGGCGGATGCGGCAAAGAGGGGATATTCGTGCGGCGcagatgatgaggatgaaggaTCTTTGGTTGAACCGCGATAAGCGAATCGTCGGAGCGATTCCCGGTGTGTATGTTGGCGACGTGTTCCTCTTTCGGATGGAATTGTGTTTCCTTGGATTGCACGGTCAGATCCAGGCTGGCATTGATTACCTGGCAGCTTCCATGAGCCCCAACAATGAGCCAATTGCAACGAGTGTTATTGTCTCCGGTGGCTACGAGGATGATATGGACGAAGGAGATGTCATAATCTACACTGGACAAGGCGGGCAGGCCATGAATTCCGTGAGGCAAGCCACACACCAGAAGTTGGAGAGTGGGAACCTGGCATTGGAGAGGAGTATGTATCATAATATTGAGGTTAGAGTGATTAGAGGGATGAAGTATGAGGGAGCCGCTGCGAAATCCGGTAAGATTTATGTCTATGATGGTTTATATAGGATATCCGAGTGCTGGTTTGATGTTGGAAAGTCCGGTTTTGGTGTTTATAAGTATAAGCTTGTTAGGGTTGAAGGGCAGCCTAAGATGGGTAGTGCTATTCTTAAAGAAGCTAGGAGTATTAGGAAAAGTGGAGTGGATTTTCAACCAATGTATTGTCTTTCTGTTGATATTTCCAATAAGAAGGAGAAGGTTGCGGTTCGGCTCTTTAATGACATTGATGATAGTAAGGAGCCGCTTTGTTTTGATTATCTTCCGACAACTGTTTTCCCTCCATTTGTGTTTCATCAGAGCGGGACTGCTACTGGGTGTGATTGTATCGACGGTTGTACGGATGGATGCTTTTGCAGTATGAAGAATGGAGGCGATTTTCCTTATAATCAGCAGGGGATCCTTGTGAGGGGGAAGCCTTTGATTTTTGAGTGTGGCCCTTTTTGCAGTTGTCCACCTCAATGTAGGAACCGTGTGTCACAGAATGGGGTGAAGAACAGGTTGGAGGTTTTTAGGTCGAAGCAGACAGGTTGGGGAGTAAGGTCCTTGGACCTTATTCAAGCTGGTGCTTTTATCTGTGAGTATGCAGGGGTTGTTTTGACTAGGGAGCAAGCACAGCTTTTGACGATGAATGGTGACTCGTTGATATATCCTAATCGGTTTTCTGAAAGGTGGGCAGAATGGGGTGATTTGTCTCAGGTAAACTCGGACTATGTGCGTCCATCTTATCCGTCAATTCCTCCTTTGGATTTTTCTCTGGATGTGTCAACAGTCCGAAACGTTGCTTGCTATATGAGCCATAGTTCAAGTCCAAATGTTATGGTTCAATTTGTTCTGTATGATCACAACAATTTGATGTTCCCTCACCTTATGCTGTTTGCAATGGAGAATATCCCTCCACTGAGAGAGCTCAGCCTTGATTATGGGGTAGCTGATGAGTGGACAGGCAAGCTCTCCATATGTAATGGGTGA
- the LOC107476955 gene encoding putative pentatricopeptide repeat-containing protein At3g16890, mitochondrial: MRVRLRRFSSSPSPPKHTLSSSSASQPSNSPPIDHSYIARILSRTDWALLLKHEFSKNKVSLLNPRFVVSIFQNQDNPLHSIRFYTWVSAANPSLANNQTLHRVLGNTLYRNGPVVLSADLIKDVSDSGFRVSEELLCVLFWSWGRLGLAKYCGDVFGQISFLGISPSTRLYNALIDALVKSNSIDQAYLRFQQMSADNCTPDRITYNILIHGVCQKRVVDEALRLIRQMKDRGHFPNVFTYTILVDGFCNARRVDEAFRVLHTMKESRVSANEATVRTLVHGTFRCIEDTSKALELLSDFLEREPTHFKLGCDTILYCLTNKSMANNVIVFLRKVLARGYVPGSSIVNVIMVCLVKGANLKDTCEMFESFRKLGLKPGVDSYLSLLESLYKDGQSGEGDRIFDQMTVDGLISSVYVYNMIIDCYCRAKMMDRASAIFRDMQLKGFTPNLVTFNTLINGHCKDGAIAKAKELLEMLLKTGLKPDIITFSSIIDGLCRINRTGEAFECFNEMIEWGINPNAIVYNILIRSLCAIGDVSRSTKLLRRMQEEGISPDTYSYNALIQIFCRMNDTKKAKKLFVSMSRSGLNPDSYTYSAFIETLLESGRLEEAKKMFYSMEANGCPPDSYVCNLIIKKLVQQDCFEDAKNIAEKCRQKGMSLNPVFNS; this comes from the coding sequence ATGAGAGTGAGACTGAGACGCTTCTCTTCTTCACCATCACCTCCCAAACACacactatcttcttcttctgcgaGTCAACCCTCAAATTCTCCACCCATTGATCACTCTTACATCGCTCGCATACTTTCCAGAACCGATTGGGCTTTGTTGCTCAAACACGAATTCTCCAAAAACAAGGTATCTTTACTCAACCCTCGTTTTGTTGTAAGCATTTTTCAGAATCAAGATAACCCTTTACACTCCATAAGGTTCTACACGTGGGTTTCTGCTGCAAACCCCTCTTTGGCAAATAATCAAACACTTCATAGGGTATTAGGGAACACTCTTTATAGGAATGGCCCTGTTGTTTTGTCTGCTGATTTGATTAAGGATGTTTCTGATTCCGGTTTTCGGGTGTCCGAGGAATTGTTGTGTGTCTTGTTTTGGAGTTGGGGTAGGCTTGGTTTGGCCAAATATTGTGGTGATGTTTTTGGGCAAATTTCATTCTTGGGGATTAGCCCTAGTACTAGATTGTATAATGCACTAATTGATGCATTGGTGAAGTCGAATTCGATTGATCAGGCTTATTTGAGGTTCCAGCAGATGTCGGCGGATAATTGCACCCCGGATCGGATCACTTACAATATCCTCATTCATGGTGTATGCCAGAAGCGGGTGGTGGATGAGGCGCTTCGATTGATTAGGCAAATGAAGGATAGGGGGCATTTCCCTAATGTTTTCACCTATACAATACTAGTTGATGGGTTTTGTAATGCAAGGAGGGTTGATGAAGCCTTCCGAGTTCTTCATACGATGAAGGAGAGTCGAGTTAGTGCGAATGAGGCCACGGTTAGGACATTAGTTCATGGGACTTTTCGATGTATAGAGGATACAAGTAAGGCACTTGAATTATTATCTGATTTTCTTGAAAGGGAGCCTACCCATTTTAAGTTAGGTTGTGATACCATTTTGTATTGCCTGACAAATAAGTCGATGGCGAACAATGTAATTGTGTTTTTGAGGAAAGTGCTAGCAAGAGGCTATGTCCCTGGAAGTTCCATTGTCAATGTCATAATGGTTTGTTTGGTAAAAGGAGCAAATCTTAAAGATACTTGTGAGATGTTTGAAAGTTTCAGAAAACTAGGTTTGAAACCGGGGGTTGATTCTTATCTTTCACTTCTTGAATCCTTATACAAGGACGGACAGAGCGGGGAAGGGGATAGAATCTTTGATCAAATGACTGTGGATGGTCTTATTTCGAGTGTTTATGTGTATAACATGATTATTGATTGCTACTGCCGAGCCAAAATGATGGATCGTGCATCAGCGATTTTTAGAGACATGCAGCTTAAGGGATtcaccccaaaccttgtgacattCAATACCCTCATTAATGGCCATTGCAAGGATGGAGCTATAGCCAAGGCAAAAGAGCTGCTGGAGATGCTCTTGAAAACTGGACTCAAACCCGATATCATTACTTTTAGTTCTATAATTGATGGACTTTGTCGAATAAACAGGACTGGGGAGGCTTTTGAATGCTTTAATGAGATGATTGAGTGGGGCATCAATCCAAATGCCATTGTTTACAATATCTTGATCCGGTCTTTATGTGCAATTGGGGATGTTTCAAGATCAACAAAACTTCTAAGAAGAATGCAAGAGGAAGGAATAAGCCCTGACACATACTCCTATAAtgctttaattcaaattttttgtaGGATGAATGACACTAAGAAAGCCAAAAAGCTGTTTGTTTCGATGTCAAGATCTGGCTTAAATCCCGATAGTTACACATACAGTGCTTTTATAGAAACACTATTGGAGTCCGGGAGATTAGAGGAAGCGAAGAAGATGTTTTACTCGATGGAGGCAAATGGTTGTCCTCCTGATTCTTATGtatgtaatttaattattaaaaaactggTTCAGCAAGACTGCTTCGAAGACGCAAAAAACATTGCAGAAAAATGCAGACAGAAAGGAATGTCCTTGAATCCTGTGTTCAATTCATAG
- the LOC107476966 gene encoding uncharacterized protein LOC107476966 produces the protein MGISKTEVNLRRLLAAAPQQQNQAKLVHYVATLREQLEQLAEEKTPEGLPRISKATINEYSVKIEAIASKLVNSEPDVQESDNNFERTTDKENRSEIEAKKQIPLSPSSGLRRRSVPAPSSEDRPHEPAETGHSPVKLDAAAHAHIEKHRKLQEDLTDEMVVLAKQLKESSLMMNQSLQNTEKILDSTEKAIEHSLASTGRANVRATAIFSESSKTSCFTWLLLFVMTCVFVMVILLIRVT, from the exons ATGGGAATCAGTAAAACGGAAGTTAACCTGAGGAGGTTGCTTGCAGCTGCACCTCAGCAACAAAACCAGGCAAAACTTGTTCAT TATGTAGCTACCTTGCGGGAACAATTGGAACAATTGGCTGAAGAGAAGACACCAGAAGGCTTACCGAG GATTTCAAAGGCTACAATAAATGAGTATTCAGTGAAGATTGAGGCCATTGCATCCAAACTGGTTAACTCTGAG CCTGATGTACAAGAATCTGATAACAACTTTGAAAGGACCACTGATAAAGAAAACCGCTCTGAAATAGAGGCCAAAAAGCAAattcctctttctccttcttctggATTAAGAAGAAGATCTGT aCCTGCCCCAAGTTCTGAAGATAGACCACATGAGCCTGCCGAGACTGGTCACTCACCTGTAAAATTGGATGCCGCGGCTCATGCACACATTGAAAAGCACAG AAAGTTGCAAGAGGATTTGACTGATGAGATGGTTGTGCTGGCAAAGCAACTCAAAGAGAGTAGCCTCATGATGAATCAATCTCTACAAAATACTGAAAAG ATACTCGACTCGACTGAGAAAGCCATCGAGCATAGCTTGGCAAGCACCGGCCGCGCCAATGTGCGAGCAACAGCAATATTCTCAGAGAGTTCCAAGACTTCTTGCTTCACTTGGCTGCTCCTGTTTGTAATGACTTGTGTATTTGTCATGGTTATACTTCTAATCCGTGTCACTTAA